The sequence TATGAAGGGCAAGGTTATGGAAGAGTTGAAGAAAAGCTTCCGCCCAGAGTTCTTGAACCGGATCGATGAAATTATCGTCTTCCATTCACTGGACCAGGAACATATCGCCGAAATCGTCACGCTGATGTCCGAAGAGTTGCGCAAGCGACTGCGTGAACATGATGTGGACTTTGTCCTCACGGATGGAGCGAAGGCGTTTCTGGCCAAAGAAGGATATGATCCAGCCTTTGGTGCACGTCCGCTGCGTCGTGCCATTCAAAAGCACATTGAAGACCGTCTATCCGAGGAGTTGCTGAAAGGCAATATCCAGAAGGGTGATTCACTCAACATTGATGAAGTCAATGGTGAGCTTGTGGTCACAAAGATTGATGTGCCTGTAGCTGTATCTTTGGAAAAAGAAGTGGAAGCTGAATAAAGTAGAAACTTGTGACAAAACCGCCACTCCTCCGTATAAGAGGAGAAGGCGGTTTTTTTTATTGGGAATTGTTATTCTAGATGTTTATTTCACTGCAAATACAGGCAGGTTAAAGGTAGGAGTATTTAATTCAACTTCCGATTGACCTTTCGTTAAACGAGCAGAGATGGTAAACTTTGAATAACGAGAAATTTATCCGCAATTTTAGAAGTTCGGACGTAAGGAGAGCACATGGCTAAAGCAAAAACCAAATTTAACTGTATCGAATGTGGATACGAATCACCGAAATGGTTCGGTAAATGTCCGAGCTGCCAGGCTTGGAACTCCATGGTAGAGGAAACGGAAAGCGTAGTCAAAACACAGGGTATGAGTTCCCCTATTTTTCATAGTAAAGAAAAGGCACAATCCATCATAAGTATAGAAAGTGACAAAGAGCCGCGCATACTGACAGGCATCGGTGAACTTAATCGTGTTCTTGGCGGAGGTATCGTTCCCGGTTCGCTGGTGCTGGTAGGGGGAGACCCCGGTATTGGTAAATCCACATTACTGCTGCAGACCTCACATGCTCTGACGAAACAGGGATTACGTGTGCTATATATATCCGGGGAAGAATCGGTGAGGCAGACGAAGTTGCGCGCAGATCGCCTCGGTGCGTTGTCAGCAGAGCTATATGTACTTTGTGAGACGAATATGGAAAGTATCGAGGAAGCTATTGAACAAATTCAGCCCCAATTTCTCGTTATTGATTCCATTCAAACTGTTTATATGCCGGAGGTAGCAAGTGCACCCGGCAGTGTGACACAAGTACGGGAATGTACGACAAGATTTATGCGGATCGCCAAAATTCGCGGAATCGCTACTGTATTGGTAGGGCATGTCACCAAGGAAGGGGCTATCGCAGGACCACGGATGCTTGAGCATATGGTAGATTGTGTACTTTATTTTGAAGGAGAGCGGCATCATACGTACAGGCTACTGCGGGCTGTAAAGAATCGTTTTGGTTCCACCAATGAAATCGGCATCTTTGAAATGGGTGAAGTTGGGCTAACCGAGGTGGAAAATCCTTCAGAGCTCTTTTTGTCAGAGCGCCCTCTTGGTGTAGCTGGATCTACGGTCGTAGCAAGTATGGAGGGTACACGACCGGTTCTTGTAGAAATACAGGCGCTTATCGCTGCTACTCATTTCCCTTCTCCGCGGCGGATGTGCACAGGACTCGATCATCAGCGCATGGCGCTTATCATTGCTGTTCTTGAGAAACGGATGGGTATGTTCCTGCAGAATCAGGATGCATACCTGAATGTAGCTGGCGGAGTTAAGCTTGATGAACCGGCAATTGATCTAGCAGTTGCCATCAGCATTGCTTCCAGCTTTCGTGATATTTCAACAAAGCCTTATGATGTTTTCTTCGGTGAGGTAGGGCTTACCGGTGAAGTGAGGGGTGTTTCTCGCGCAGAGATGCGTGTCAAAGAGGCCGCAAAGCTGGGCTTCCGTCGAGTAATTATGCCTGAGAAGAGCATGAAGGGCTGGAAGCACCCACAGGATATCCAGATTATTGGCGTCAGCACCGTAGCAGATGCACTTGCGGTCGCGTTAGATTAGGGGGCACAGAATATGAAGGAACATAATCAATTAGAGAAAATGAATGATCTGCTCAGGATGGCCGCACCCGGAACACCTTTCCGTGATGGATTAGAGAATGTGCTACGCGCTAAGACGGGAGCGTTAATCGTTGTCGGATATAGTCCTGAGGTGATGGAAGTTGTCGATGGCGGATTCTCCATTAACTGTGATTTTTCACCCAATTATTTATATGAGCTAGCTAAGATGGACGGTGCGATTATTCTGAGTGAAGACTTAAAACGGATATTGTATGCCAATACGCAGCTTATTCCGAATTCCTCTATCTCATCGATTGAGACAGGTATTCGCCATCGTACGGCAGAGCGCGTTGCTAAGCAGACTGGGAAGTTGGTTGTTTCTATTTCTCAGCGCCGCAATATTATCACCTTATATCAAGGGAACATCCGGTATGCTTTGAAGGAAATTGGTGCTATTCTGGCTAAGGCTAATCAGGCGATACAAATGCTTGAGAAATACAAATCAGTACTTAATCAGGGTTTGACCAATCTCTCTGCTTCCGAATATGAGGGGATTGTAACTGTAGCTGAAGTGGTCGGAGTTATCCAACGTGTGGAAATGGTGCTGCGCATCAAGATGGAAATTAAACGATATATTAATGAATTGGGCAATGAAGGGCGCCTAATCAGCATGCAAATGGAAGAACTGGTCGGAAATACAGAGGAAGAAGCATGGCTTTTATACAGAGACTATGCAAGGGAAGAAGACGAAGACAAAATTCGCGATATTATTGCGGGGCTTAAACGGACGAGTGATGACGATCTGATGGATGATAATCATATTGCCCGTCTGCTGGGATTTTCCGCTACAGCCATTGTTTCCGAAGAAGTGGTAACACCGCGCGGCTATCGCCTGCTTAACAAAATTCCGCGGCTGCCGAATGTTATTATTCATAATCTTGTGGAGCGCTTTGAAATATTGCCTAATCTAATGCGGGCGACTATAGCTGAATTGGATGAGGTGGACGGAATCGGTGAAGTACGGGCACGCAATATCCAGGACGGACTTAAACGTCTGCAGAAGCAAGTTCTTATTGACAGACAAATGTAAATATCATACAATCACGTAATATTGGAGAACATTAAAGGCCAAAGTGAAGATATAGAGGTGAAGAAATGATACAAAAATCAATTCCAAGTCTGTTTACAATAGGTAACCTGATGCTTGGAATGTTTGGTATCATGATGGCGTTTGATGGAAAGCTTAACATGGCCGCCATCATGGTTATTATTGCGATGCTGTTAGACGGGCTTGATGGTCGGGTGGCGCGTGCCCTTAAATGTGAGAGTGAATTTGGCAAAGAACTGGACTCGTTGTCGGATGTCGTTTCTTTTGGAGTAGCGCCAGCACTAATTATGTACGTTACAAGCCTTCATGATTTAAATTCTGCACTGGGAATGACCGTTACTGCAATTTTCCCTGTGTTTGGAGCACTTCGCCTAGCCCGTTTCAATGTTCGCCCAGGAATTCCTGGTTATTTCGTTGGACTGCCAATCCCTGCAGCTGGTGGTGTTTTGGCCACATTGGCTCTTTTTCATAAAGATGTTTCTGCACCTTTTATGATTATTGCTACATTGCTCTTGTCTTATCTAATGGTCAGCACCGTTAAATATCCTAATTTCAAAAAAATTGGTTTGCCCAAGAAAGCAGTTATAGGAGCGCCGGTTGTTATTGTAGTTGCCGTAGCTTTAGCCGTTGTATTTCCTGAACAGATTGCTAAACTAATCTTTGCTCTGCTGGCGCTTTATGCTTTATATGGCTTTAAGCAAAATATTGACCGACTCACTGCCAGACGCCGTCATCGTCGCAGAAGACGTTCCGAGGAGAAAATTTATCACTCCAAGAACGGATAAATGTAATGATCATAGAAAAGGCTTTGCCGTCCCTATTGGGCAGCAAAGCCTTTTTTGCATTTGGGAATTTATTATTTATCTAGGATAAGTTAAACAAACCGAGTGTAGCGCATTTCTGTGACTCTTTGACTACGACCTCGTCCATGTTAATGTCAAGCAGGTTGCAGAGTGCGGACATATAGAACAGTTCACGACCTAGTTCAGAGCCGATTACCTCGCGGCAGTTCTCGCATAGCTGGCCCTCTACATGAGTTCCTGCAAGTTCCTTAGCATATTCGAGACCTGCACCGGGTTCGAAAACTTGCTTTGTTGCATGAAGCTGAATACAACCACATTCAGTAATTGCTTTGACGACGGCACGATTAACAGATGCGCTACTCTGTCCATTCTTGGACAGCACATCCAGAAGACTACGGTGACGGAGCAGCAGTTCGGAGACTTGATCCTGAAAGGCCTGTAAACTTGGTGCGCTCATTTTCCATTCACCCCTAGGTTCGTAATTGAGTTCATTATATGCTACGGCATTACCTATTTTCAACCGCTAAAGGGATATACATGTAGCTTTTCACTCCACTTGGGTTCCTCGTTTCCGAAAAAATAACTTCACCTACGATTATCGTCAACAAAATTGGAACATACTGGTGAGGAATAGATCAATTTAGATGAATAAAAGGAGGTGTGTAAGTTATGTGGAGAAAAATAATTTTGGGCTTTGCTTTAATTTGTGGAGCCTGGTCAGGTTATTCGTTATACTTTGCGGCTGAAAGAGGATTTCCTATAGGAATGGGGAAATTAGGAGATAACTTACCCGTGGAAGGAAGCATTTTGTTTGCGGTACTGGGAGCCATTATTTTTTTGTTTGCGGGAACTTTATGCGCGGAATGGGCAAGTGCGAAACTGCGTGAGGTGGTCTTGTTCTGTTCACGTATACCGATGAATGAATTGGCTGCAGGTGCTGCTGGGCTTACAGGTGGGCTGTTACTGTCTCTATTGCTATATCCAACCATGAGTTGGATGGGGAAGGCAGGACAGCTGCTGCAGGTAGCTGTTACGATAGCCTTAGGTTATACGGGACTACGGATTAGTTTGGAGAAGAAAGCGGAGCTGGCTTCACTGTGGACTTCCGGGCGCTTTGGGCAAACCGCAGAACCGGAAGGGCGTGGGCTGGAGGAGCATAAGATTCTCGATACGAGCGTCATCATTGACGGACGGATTGCTGATATTTGCAAGACCGGTTTTATTGAAGGAACTATTGTTATTCCAGAGTTTGTTTTGGAGGAACTCCAGCATATTGCAGATTCTTCAGATTTGCTGAAGAGAAATCGGGGGCGGCGTGGACTTGATATTCTCAACAAAATCCAGAAAGAGCTGGATGTGAAGGTATTGATCTACGAAGGAGATTTCGAGGAAATCTCCGAGGTAGATAGTAAACTAGTCAAGCTGGCCAAAGTTCTGCATGGTAAAGTCGTTACCAATGATTTTAATTTGAATAAGGTATGCGAGCTGCAGGGTGTGTCAGTACTAAATATTAACGATTTGGCAAATGCGGTTAAGCCGGTTGTACTGCCTGGAGAAGAGATCATTGTTCAGGTTATTAAGGATGGTAAGGAACATGGACAAGGTGTCGCTTATCTCGATGATGGAACAATGATTGTTGTAGAGGGTGGACGCGAATATATCGGCTCAACGATGGAAGTTCTGGTAACAAGTGTTCTGCAGACATCAGCTGGACGGATGATATTTGCCAAACCGAAGCTCTTGGAAAAAGCACAATAAGGATTTAAAGTATGTTGAAGCTGTCCTACGGGTTGGAAATGCCCGCCAAACACGTTATGATGGGAATATACGTGAAGGACAGGAGTCTGAAGTAATGTCAAACAGTGTGGGCGTCGTCATAGTGGCGGCAGGCAAAGGGACAAGAATGGGAACCACGGAGAGCAAGCAATATTTGCTGCTGCAAGGCAAACCGATTCTCGTTCATACGCTAGAGGTATTTCAGCAGCACGAACTTATCTCTGAAATCGTGCTGGTAACCGGCGAAGAGGATTTAGAGCGTTGCTGGGAATGGATACAGGTCTACAAGCTCGGCAAAGTGAAGGCTATTGTTCCTGGGGGTACTGAGCGCCAGCATTCAGTGTACAGTGGACTGATCAAACTGAACACACAGTGGGTAATGGTACATGACGGTGTCCGTCCGTTCGTACAGCCCAGTGAAATCTTGGCCTGTTATGAACGGGCCAAGGAGATCGGAGCAGCGGTGCTTGCTGTACCCGTTAAGGATACGATCAAGCAGGTAGACGTTGGAGGCAAGGTACTGTCTACGCCGGATCGGCGAAGTCTGTGGGCGATTCAAACCCCGCAGACTTTTCGTCTTTCTGATCTGCTTGTTGCTTATGAAGCGGCGGAGAGGGATGGTATTCTCGGAACTGACGATTCCAGTTTAGCTGAGCGAGCGGGTATTCCAGTTTCAGTGGTTGAGGGAAGCTACAGGAATATTAAGATTACGACACCGGACGATCTGGATTTTGCGGAATTCACAGTAAGAAACAGGGGAGAGAGACAATCATGATTGCTGTAGGACAAGGATTCGACGTACATCAGCTCGTAGAGGGAAGGCCTTGTATCATTGGTGGTGTTACTATTCCCTATGACAAGGGATTACTAGGGCACTCCGATGCAGATGTGCTGCTGCATGCTATAAGTGATGCTATTCTAGGTGCATTAGGATTAGGCGATATTGGCAGGCATTTTCCTGATACCGATCCGACCTTCAAGGATGCAGACAGTCTGAAGCTATTGGAGCAGGTCTGGGCGCTTGCCCGTGAGCGGGGTTATAAGCTTGGGAATATTGACTCTACCATAATTGCCCAGAAGCCTAAAATGGCTCCGTATATTCCGCAAATGACCGAGATTATCGCCCGTGCTTTGGGAGCGGAGACATCGAAGG comes from Paenibacillus sp. 19GGS1-52 and encodes:
- the radA gene encoding DNA repair protein RadA, which gives rise to MAKAKTKFNCIECGYESPKWFGKCPSCQAWNSMVEETESVVKTQGMSSPIFHSKEKAQSIISIESDKEPRILTGIGELNRVLGGGIVPGSLVLVGGDPGIGKSTLLLQTSHALTKQGLRVLYISGEESVRQTKLRADRLGALSAELYVLCETNMESIEEAIEQIQPQFLVIDSIQTVYMPEVASAPGSVTQVRECTTRFMRIAKIRGIATVLVGHVTKEGAIAGPRMLEHMVDCVLYFEGERHHTYRLLRAVKNRFGSTNEIGIFEMGEVGLTEVENPSELFLSERPLGVAGSTVVASMEGTRPVLVEIQALIAATHFPSPRRMCTGLDHQRMALIIAVLEKRMGMFLQNQDAYLNVAGGVKLDEPAIDLAVAISIASSFRDISTKPYDVFFGEVGLTGEVRGVSRAEMRVKEAAKLGFRRVIMPEKSMKGWKHPQDIQIIGVSTVADALAVALD
- the pssA gene encoding CDP-diacylglycerol--serine O-phosphatidyltransferase; this encodes MIQKSIPSLFTIGNLMLGMFGIMMAFDGKLNMAAIMVIIAMLLDGLDGRVARALKCESEFGKELDSLSDVVSFGVAPALIMYVTSLHDLNSALGMTVTAIFPVFGALRLARFNVRPGIPGYFVGLPIPAAGGVLATLALFHKDVSAPFMIIATLLLSYLMVSTVKYPNFKKIGLPKKAVIGAPVVIVVAVALAVVFPEQIAKLIFALLALYALYGFKQNIDRLTARRRHRRRRRSEEKIYHSKNG
- the disA gene encoding DNA integrity scanning diadenylate cyclase DisA → MKEHNQLEKMNDLLRMAAPGTPFRDGLENVLRAKTGALIVVGYSPEVMEVVDGGFSINCDFSPNYLYELAKMDGAIILSEDLKRILYANTQLIPNSSISSIETGIRHRTAERVAKQTGKLVVSISQRRNIITLYQGNIRYALKEIGAILAKANQAIQMLEKYKSVLNQGLTNLSASEYEGIVTVAEVVGVIQRVEMVLRIKMEIKRYINELGNEGRLISMQMEELVGNTEEEAWLLYRDYAREEDEDKIRDIIAGLKRTSDDDLMDDNHIARLLGFSATAIVSEEVVTPRGYRLLNKIPRLPNVIIHNLVERFEILPNLMRATIAELDEVDGIGEVRARNIQDGLKRLQKQVLIDRQM
- the ispD gene encoding 2-C-methyl-D-erythritol 4-phosphate cytidylyltransferase; this encodes MSNSVGVVIVAAGKGTRMGTTESKQYLLLQGKPILVHTLEVFQQHELISEIVLVTGEEDLERCWEWIQVYKLGKVKAIVPGGTERQHSVYSGLIKLNTQWVMVHDGVRPFVQPSEILACYERAKEIGAAVLAVPVKDTIKQVDVGGKVLSTPDRRSLWAIQTPQTFRLSDLLVAYEAAERDGILGTDDSSLAERAGIPVSVVEGSYRNIKITTPDDLDFAEFTVRNRGERQS
- a CDS encoding DUF1573 domain-containing protein, with product MSAPSLQAFQDQVSELLLRHRSLLDVLSKNGQSSASVNRAVVKAITECGCIQLHATKQVFEPGAGLEYAKELAGTHVEGQLCENCREVIGSELGRELFYMSALCNLLDINMDEVVVKESQKCATLGLFNLS
- the ispF gene encoding 2-C-methyl-D-erythritol 2,4-cyclodiphosphate synthase, which translates into the protein MIAVGQGFDVHQLVEGRPCIIGGVTIPYDKGLLGHSDADVLLHAISDAILGALGLGDIGRHFPDTDPTFKDADSLKLLEQVWALARERGYKLGNIDSTIIAQKPKMAPYIPQMTEIIARALGAETSKVNVKATTTEQLGFAGRGEGIAAQSIVCLLQDVISS
- a CDS encoding PIN/TRAM domain-containing protein, with the translated sequence MWRKIILGFALICGAWSGYSLYFAAERGFPIGMGKLGDNLPVEGSILFAVLGAIIFLFAGTLCAEWASAKLREVVLFCSRIPMNELAAGAAGLTGGLLLSLLLYPTMSWMGKAGQLLQVAVTIALGYTGLRISLEKKAELASLWTSGRFGQTAEPEGRGLEEHKILDTSVIIDGRIADICKTGFIEGTIVIPEFVLEELQHIADSSDLLKRNRGRRGLDILNKIQKELDVKVLIYEGDFEEISEVDSKLVKLAKVLHGKVVTNDFNLNKVCELQGVSVLNINDLANAVKPVVLPGEEIIVQVIKDGKEHGQGVAYLDDGTMIVVEGGREYIGSTMEVLVTSVLQTSAGRMIFAKPKLLEKAQ